From the Lathyrus oleraceus cultivar Zhongwan6 chromosome 3, CAAS_Psat_ZW6_1.0, whole genome shotgun sequence genome, the window TATTCAAGAAATACCATGCAACAAATATCATAGAAATTGAATGGTTTGATGTGTGGGGAATTGACTTCAGGGGACCATTACCCCCAATACTTTGGAATTTATACATCCTTGTATATGTTTATTATGTCTCCAAGTGGATAGACGTAATAGGAACTTCCACCTATGATTCTAAGGTTCTGACTaaatttttgataatttttttcTCTCCAGACATGGCACACCTAGAGCCATCATTAGTGATGAAGGAACTCATTTTTGTAATAAACCTTTTGAATATTTTATGATCATATATGGGGTTAAACACAAAGTTTCTACTGCCTACCATCCCAAAAGTAATAGGAAAGCTGAAATGTCTCATAGGGAAATAAAAAGAATTCTTGAAAAGATAGTTAACCTTCTAGGAAAGACTAGTCTAAACATTTGGATGATACTTTGTTGGCCTACATAACTGATTTTAAAACACCTTAAAGAATGTCTACCTATAGACTTTTTTATGGAAAAGCTTCCACTTACCCATTTAATTGAAACACAAAGCCTTTTGGGTTGTCAAGAAATTGAATTTCAACTTGCAAACTACTGGGAAAGGAAATATGTTGCAACTCAATGAGATGGAAGACCATATGTTGTTCTCTTAAGAGAATGTTGAGTCGTACAAAGAAAATACCAAATAAGTTGCATGACAACTAATTTCAAAAAAAAAGAATTAGTAAAAGGACAAAATGTCCTCTTATTCATCTCAAGGTTGAAACTCTTCCTGGTAAATTGAAATCAAGATGGATATGTCTCTTTTAGCTAGCGAAACTTTTTCCTCATGGGGTTGTGGATCTCTTGAATGAACAAATGGGGATACTTTCAAAGTGATTGGTCAAAAAGTGAAAACTAACAATGGTAGGCATTTTAGTAACACAAGGGATTCCATAGGTCTGCATGATTAAGTTTTTTGTTTTGAGTCAGGCTATAATACTAAAAAATAGAGCTACTAAGTGGCAACTCAGAATAATTTAGTGTttgtatttttaatttttatgatGATCGATTGGAATCACTTTGACAAAGTTTTGAAGTTTTTTGTCATGAATGTGACATGCTAAAAAAGTATGAGGAAATCATATTTTCATGATGGGAGAAGACACGTGGAATCATAAAAAAAGAGGTTGAGCAAAATGAATTGAAAAAGGAAGTTGGAAGGAGGAGAGATAATATGCACTAGGAAACAAAATTCTAGGGAGCTATGCACATGGGTCTGACATGCCCTAACAAATCTTAGTAATGATAACTTTGACCCAATCATAACTCGCAAATTTTATATCCAGTCCCTCAAGTTACCCCTAAGTAAATAACTAACAGTTTTTTCTCTCCCCaaataaaaaattcaattttttttactCTCCCTCTCATTTACCATTACTTAACTGTGTTACCATTTTCGGAAATCCACATTCTTTCTTTGTAAGAAAACCACCTTAATCATTATCCAATTTCTAATGTCAAGAAAAACTTTTTTCATTAAACTAACAGTGCCTAACCTCTTCATCAGAACCCTTCATTCTTTCACAAATGGAACCCATTTCTACCagaaaaagaataaaaaaatgtGCAAGTAAGAACGTCGCTCCTCATGTGGTATACTCTAATTCTGATTCCTCGGACATCGAAACTTTTGTCAACAATGATGCTCAAAGAAGGTACATAAAGGTCTTTTCTGCAAGAAATATGCTTTCTTAAAAGAGGATTCATCTTTGACATGGAAGATGAGGACCTTGGTCTTACTGAAGAGACCAGGCTCGTCATAACAGGGCAAAAAGGAAAAAAGTTTTGTAAGCACCTTCTTCCCTACAACACTCAAATCATGAAGGATTTATCCTATAATATGAGATACATATCCCAAAATAAGTTAGAAGTGTTGGTGAGAGGAAGATTTCTCCAATACTCATAAAAGATAATCAACATGTGCTTAAAGTGAAGAGTGTTGAAGAGTCATATCAATCGCTTTttgagaagatggatgatatCAATTTTGGATGTGGTAAGAGAATATTTGTGTCTTTAATGAACTACTTGGCTTGATAGCAACAAAGCAGTTGGGAAAAAAAATTCTATGCATGGACTAGCAACACATTTTAAAGGTTTGGTGTCAATTCTAAAATCATTATTTAATGCCTACAATCCACAATGAAACTGTTAACAAAGGAAGGTTGATTTTTCTCCATTGTATCACCATTTGTTTCCCCATAAATATTGTTATGATTATTTTCCAAGAAAAGCATGCTTGcgcaaagaagaaagatggaaTGTTATACTTCCCATGGTTGTTTACTACTCTTTACAGGAGACATGGAGTCATAGATAAACCAACTGATGAGATCTACAACCCTAAGGCTCGGTCTCACAAAGTTATTATTTTGAATCTGTTGAAAGCAATGGGTCAGATGAGCCAACCAAAGATACACCAGAAGAAATCAGAAACCAGTTCTTCACGTAACAATGAAGAGTTCTTGTAGAAAACTCTACAACAAATATAGAGGGGTCAATGAGAGCTATATAGTTTTGTTAAAGACCAACACACATGGAACAAAAGGATATAAAATATCCACAAGTGCGGAGTGATGAACGAACCCCTAATATTACTAGAAAACATCTTGGGAGATCAACTAGTTGAAGAAACCAACACCCGGGAGAAGCAACctcaaaagaaagaaaaatctGAACGTAACCTGGTAAATAAGCAGAAGAATGAGAAGGCTAAGAAATATAAAGTGTTCTTTTTTATGACTAAGCATGTTTGATATGCCACTATTGATACGCTAGAGGGTGAAACATCAGAGAAAAAGAAAAAGCCtaaattttttgcaaataaagaCAAGAGTCCATCAAGGAAAACATAACCAGAAGTAACAAAATATTTTGACATGAATGAGCCGGTTGAATGTGATAAGAGGAAGAAGTGAATGAAGAGATCGTGATTGAAAAGGAACCAAAAGAGAAGGAACCAAAAATTGTTAATGAAGAAGAGATGAATGAAGAAGTTAACCAAAATGAGGAGGAATAAATAAACAATGAGTAGGACAAGGACAATGTTGAAGACaatgaaaaagagaaagaaaataaAGAATACAATGGTAGTGAAGACAATGATGAGGAAAAGGTCAACAAGGAGCAAGCTAAGGTGGAGCTTGAAGTTGAACCTTATTTTTATGCAGGTGCCAATTGAAGAAGATCAAAATGAAGTAGACCAAGTCCAACCTAAGCAAGACCTTcaacaaaatgatgaaaaagAAAGCTCTGAGTTCTCTTCCCCATTTAAAAAAAATGAAGCTTGGGAGCAACATCAAATGGAAGATTTATTTAAATATGCGGAATCATAATTTATAGCCATAGGAATGACGACAAACAATAAAGAAGCTTGGGAGTCTCTGAATATTATTGGCGTGCCATAAGGTGCTAAAATCCTAGAGGATACTGAACCGGGGGAACCTAAGTCTAAGTACTCTagaaaaagtaaaaagaaaaCAAGACTGTTTGACGTGACAAAACATGTAAATAAGCCCTTAGCATAAGAGCAATAGAAAAGTATTGAGTCCTCTCCAAAGCTAAAAACCAAAGAAAAATCAGTTGTTATTTTTGAAGAGGAGGCCATGTTAGATGGCACACCAACCAAGGGTAAGAAGAAGGAGGAAAGAAAGAAGAATGACAAAGAAAAGAAGAGAAATAGATATGAAAAATCACGACTGACCCGGAAAAGCAGCAGGCTTCAGGACAAACTGGTATTTCCAACCCATCATATTTAGTTTGTTGCACTTTACTTTATATTTTCTTATATGTCAGAGTTGATTAGACTGATAGTGAGGATATTGTTCTTACTTTAAGTTTAGGGGTGGGGATAATATAGGCGTATATCTTAGTATTAAgatatatatatttataatataTAGTTATCTATATCctatatatatcatatatatatatatatatatcatatatatatattatatatatatttatatatattatatatatattatatttatatatatatatatatatatataataaaaagAAGTATCCAACTTCATCTCAAAAATAGCAGAACTTATAAAATAACTTAGGAGAATTCTGATAGGACTGTTGAAAATATTAGAAACAAGATCTTAATTAAGAATCAATGCACAAATGTTGTGACTTAGTGATGACCCCTATCATGCCAGATGAAGTCAGAAAAGTAGTTAGTCTCTTTAAAAGTGTGAATTATTCTAAAGTATAGAAGAAAACTCGCTATAGGGTTTAGTTTAGGGGAGGAAAACATTAGGAAATAAGGCTAGCCAATGGATCTACTACATTTACTAATGCATGTTAAAAATAAGAGAGAAACACACAAAAGTGTGTAAAAAGAATGAAAATACCAAAGAGCATTATGAATAAAGTTCTTGTGCCTGAAACTGGAGGAACAATGGATGTCTTCACCATTAGTAATATGTTGGACTCATTACAAGTGAGATAAAGTCATGTGAAAAGGTGGAGCATCTAGCAAAAGTTACTAAGAAAAGTGATGCAAGTAGAATCCACACTTTAAGAATGAACCAAAAACCAAAACAAAAAGTAAGCTAATTAATCCCCCTATTGAAACTAAAAAATAAAATCTTGGACCATAGGATAGAGTAACCAAACTAAGATTTAGGCTAATTATCTTGAATTAAGACTTCTGGCATGACAGGAAACATCATAGGTTACACACACCCGCACTAACAAGGCTAAGTTATCACAAAGACCATGTTGTGCTATTTTTTGGATGTATTCCTTTGAAAAAAATTATGAGTTACATCAAATGTGTTGCTATAGTAAGAGATGAATGAAGTATTTTTTTCTGATATTATTTGTTGTATCACATGCGGACAATTTATGATTCAAGTTTGGGGGTGTGATAACTCACTATTTGTCAGAGATTCAAATTATTAACACTTGACTTTATTCTGTTGATAGCAAGTTTTATTAGGTTAATTTGAGTTCATTTTGATGTTTTATGTAATTTTGGGAATAACATAATATGTGCTCTCTTTTGAGAGTTTTATGTGTTTGTCACTTGTTTAGGGATGTTACATGATATGTTCTAGCATGATAGAATTGGAGTATCACTTTAACATCAATTTCCAGTAAACTCTTAGATGTAAAGGAAGTTATAAGGAACAAAGGTCTATTGCATTAGGAAAAACATGGAAACAATATGAAGATTGGAGTGAAGTGAGTTGGAAAAATTGGATGGATAAGATCAAGAACTACAAGATAACATGCTGCAAAAGTTGATATGCACAAAATTGTGTGCATTATAGATTAGTACTACTTCTAGAGTCTTCTTCACACAAGCACTTTCTTCACGACGTTATCAAAGATCTCAACGACAAGTTCATCCAACGACTCTCAACAATCCATTCCAAACAAATAACAAGTTCattattctctctctctctctctctctctctcctctctctcttctcctctctctctctctctctcctctctctctctctctcttctctctctctcctctctctctatctctctctctctctcttctctctctctctctcgctctatctctctctctctctctcttctctctatcttctctctccctctctctctctctctctctctctctctctctctctctctctctctctctctctctctctctctctctcttctctctctctctctctctctcttctcttcttctctcttctatctctctctctctctctctctctctctctctctctctctctctctctctcttctctcctctctctctctctcctctctctctctctctcattccTCGCAAAGTGACATGAGCATTGAAGTTAAGGTCACCTCCCTCCACAAAGTCTGAAGCTCTGAATCACCATCACTTCCCATCATCACAACATTTTTGGTTTCAGAacgaatatatatatatatatatatatatatatatatgaattaaaaTTAGAAAAGATATACATAATCTtgaataaataattaatttaacatattaaattaattaaaatcattAGATTAAAACAAAATTAAGGGTTAAGACTTGAATAATAATATTAGTATATTAATAAAACACAATAAAAGACCATTAATATATTTATTCAATATAgtttaatatattttttaataaaattaatatatttaattaagGAAGTACAATCAGTGGAAATGAAAATGTTATATAAAGATGTTATGTAGACAAAATTATAACTCAAGAATAGAAGATGAAGATGTTAAATATATAGAGTTGTCTCGGAGCAGAATTTTAAATCAATATGAGTTCAAACTTTTAAAAAGATTTTTATTAAACAAAATATATAATAGTAATATATTATTGATTTTTTTGTAgcttaattaaataaaaatattttgaCTCATGAATAGTTATTAATTTCTACTTTTGTAgcttaattaaataaaaatatattgaCTCATGAATAGTTATAAATTTCTACTTAGTTATGATTTGAAATTCAATATAATTgaataaaattttaaatttaattgaTATATATTTTTACAGAgataaaataaatgaaaatgattttttttaacATAGTAAAACTTTTATTTAGAGATTTCAGGCAAACCAAATTCTCACTCAAGAATAGCATATGGAGTAGCTAAATAGAGTTGCAACGTAAGTAGGATATAAATCAATTAGAGTTCAAGTTTTATTTAGTTGAAACTTAAGTAGGAGATTTGCCAAATAGGCATAATACTATATTCGTAAgagtttatatatatatatatatatatatattatatatatatatatataatatatatatatatatatatatatatatatatatatatataatatatataatatatatatatatatatatatatatatatattatataatatatatatatatataatatatatatatatatataatgtcaTATAGGCATAATACTATATTCATAAGAGGTAAAGTTTCATTTTATGTATGGTAAGTATTTTGATAGATATAATTGCCACATTTGCAGAATACAAAAGTCATAATATTTTAAGTTTCATTTTATGTATAGTAAAAGTATCTAGATAGATAGAGTTTCTCGTAGGCAGAATACTAAGTTTATAAAAGTTTAAGTTTTATTTTATGTATAGTAAGTAAATAGATAAATAGAGTTGCCTCCTACGTGGAATATTAAATtcataaaattttaaattttattttatgtataTTAATTATATAAATAGATAGAGTTACCGTAGGCAGAATACTAAAATTATAAGACTATAACATTCATTTTATGTATGGTAAGTATACAGATAGATAGAATCGCCACGTAGACCGACTACTAAATTCATAAGCGTTTAAGTCTCATTTTATATAATAGTAAGTATATATAGATAGAGTTTCTAGATAGGCAGAATACAAAATTCATGTGTTAGTTTTATTTTATGTATGGTAAGTAAATAATAATGTTTTAAGACCCGGATCGAACAGGCCGATTGAACCGGTTGGATCAGGAATCGGAAATGAATTCGATTAGATCAACCTTTTAAAATCGTTAGTGGGTAAAATTGGAAAATCGGATTGAACCGTCCAAAATCATTCGAACCAAAGAATCGGAGTCGATTTTGTAAAATCATCCGATTAAAAAAAATGCATAAAGTTAACcattttttaatgtttttaaaatttttaatatGTAAATATCAAAACTTAACGTACATTCGTCAATCACAAAAAAGAAGTCCATATTTTTTTACAACCATACAAACTTTTAAATTTTGTCACTCAattatagtttttctttcaactaCACTCCATCATCATCACGCCGTCTCTTTTACATATAGTCATCATATCCAACTCAATATTGATTCCTTCAAGTCAATATTGTTTGTCGTAATTCAACTCACATTCGTTTTTTTTTGTTTAACAAAGTATattgtattatttatttttgatattctatcttatttaatttaggtattcttaattatttgaactttattttagttattatattatattatattattgTATTAATTTTGTAATagatttttaaatttttttttttagttGTGAACGTATGGTTATGTGTGACATATCTATGAAATTTAGTTTCAgattattaattttttttaataaacaGTTCGACCGTAGGTTAACCGGTTGAACCAATTAAACCTAAAACTGTAAGTATTACCAGTTCAATCTCTAATCtgatttttaaaatattgataAATTGATACAAAACACTAATTTTATAGGAGTTTAAGTTTCATTTTatgtcatatatatatatatatatatatatatatatatatatatatatatatatatatatatatatatatatatatatatatatatatatatatatatatatatattccaaaTACAATTCCACCGTCTTATAAGGTAGTCCAAATACAATAATTATTCAATGAGTTTAAATAATAAATTTTCTCTTATAAATAAGACCGGAGGTAGTATCATTCATTCACATATCTATCACTCAAACTTACAATTCCACCATCTTTCTGTGTCATTTTACCTTATTCATGGTTATGACTCACTCTTTACCTCCTTTGTTCTTTTTTATGATGCTCCTCGTACAAGCCATGGCAGGTGGCATTGATCGAAACTGGTATGATGCCCGTGCAACTTTCTATGGTGATGCGGCCGGTGGCGGAACCATGCGTAAGTTATAATATCAacctttcttttttatttatcGCACCTGTTAGAGAAATATTTGACAACTAATATAACATATGATATTTTTTTTTCCAGAGGGTGCTTGTGGTTATGGTGATCTCTTCAAACAAGGATATGGTCTTGCAACTACAGCATTAAGCACAACCTTATTCAACCATGGACTTACTTGTGGTGCTTGTTTTCAAATAATATGTGTAAACGACCCTCAATGGTGCATAAAAGGTGCAACTCCAATCTCAGTGACCGCAACAAATTTTTGTCCTCCTAATTATTCCAAAACGACAGACACTTGGTGTAACCCTCCACAAAAACATTTTAATTTGAGTTATAAAATGTTCACATCTATTGCCCAGGACAAAGCTGGTGTCATCCCTGTTAAATATCGACGTGTTCCATGCGTCAAAAGTGGGGGTGTTAGGTTTGAACTTAAAGGAAACCCTTATTTTTTGATGGTTTTGGTGTACAATGTTGCTAATGCTGGTGATGTTTCTCATGTGAGTATTAGGGGATCTAAGACTGATTGGCTAACCATGACGCATAATTCGGGACAAGTTTGGCATATCAATCAAAATTTGGTAGGGCAAAGCTTGTCACTTCTTGTTACTACAAGTGATGGAAGATTTTTAAAGTTTAGTTTTGTTGCTCCTTCCGATTGGAAATTTGGACAGACCTATGAGAGCAAGCAaaatttttaaaatttgaaaaataCTTGAGAAATATATCTAGTTACAAAATCATATTAGACTCAACATTTAGTATTTTGTTAATGAATGCATTTAAGAAGATGGTCTTAGGGTAAAAATTCATTGATAGTACAATTCAATGTTGTTTGGTATTTGTTCTTTGAATTTTGATGTTCATTGATCTTATTTTATATGAATAAAATGTTGTTTGATATTTTAATTTAtcaattaaacaaaaatttaTTAGTATTTGAGTCCGACAACAAAATATGTAAGGATTATTTTAACAAATTATATAATATCATACATACTTTTTTTAATGGCAAAATATATATTAATAAACAGATGAAAACTACTAAAGTAAATAAAAATGATAATTGTTAGCAGAAGGAGTTCTAAATGGACCACCTCAAGAAAGCATAAAAGATACAACAAGAAAAACCAAAAAACATAAAATCACGAGAACCACTAAAAACCTTGAAGGATCCCACATAAAAAAACACCCAGGCATCTAGAAAACTCACTCATAACATTAATGTTAGATCTAAGGAAATCAAGGGGAGAGTCAAATTCTCAATCTGATCAGAGAACAAAGAAGAGATAAGGAGGTCTAGTTGAATATCGTAAGCAGAAGCAACCAAAAAAACTGTTGAATAAGGCCTAGTAGCCAATTAGTATTGGTTGTATGTTCTAAATGTTGTTTGGTATTGGTATTGGTCCGTAACAAGATGACCATAAAGGTGGATGATGGATACTCCACAAATCATGCTAAGAGACAATGAGTGACCTGGACATGATTTTCTCATCCTACATATACAAGATTAATATCTATGGACCCTTTGATCGAGTATAATTGGAAAATGCATGAACATGCTCAAATAAGTTAATATGAGATATTTGACTTATTTGTTGTTATCAATTATACTCAAGgattaaaaaataatatattgAACTATGAAAGGGTGACAAATttatgtcttgtgttcaatatagatacTACTAAGGATACCAAATTTAACAACAACTGTAAAAGAGATAAAACCATGGTTGAGGGTCCGTGGTAAAGTAGTGTGTGGTTGTAAGAGGGCTACTTACAACCACGGTCTACTGGTTGTGGTAATAAGATGGCAAGCATGTTGCATATCACCAGGATTGTAATAAACAACCGTAGTAAGATGATTTAAGATCCTAGATTCGATACCCATCAACGCCATTTTGGGTTTTTAAATCAAAATAGTGTGTTTACACATAACCACGGTTGAAACATCTAACTATGGTtgtatgtttttttttttaatattattttatttgattttacATAATTTCCAAATTTTAACTGTATTTTTTAAAATCGTAAATAGAGCAGAAACAACAACAGAAACTATTTGTGAACCACACCTATAGTTGACAACTAAAATGGCTTAAAACTTGTTTTACATCTAAATCAAAAAATTTATTAAGAACAAAAAATTGTATATTACATCAAAATCAAAATGGTACAAAACAACATATAATTCACATATCAGTACATCAAATAATATCTACAACATGAGGAACGTGCATTGTCTTTTGGTGTCTTGACTTTAAACGcctataatttcaaataataataCTTGTTAGTAAATAACCTTAGAAATTATAACATACAATAAATTATgaataaacaattaaaaaatatttaCTTGTTAATTTTCTTGTATGCCTTCTCCATGATTATTACAAATAGTATGCACATCATCTCTATCAATTTTATCATATGAAATAGGTGCTTGTGTTGCGTAAGAAGGAGTCGAAGGAATATAAAAACTAAAATCATGATTTTCATCATTATGAGAAATATGTGTTCCTTGGATAATAATTGACCATCTTTTTTCAGAAGGGTCAATCACATAAAACACTTATTTTTCTTGGGTATCCATGATGAATGGTTTGGTCATATAAGTTGTCTTGCTAAGGTTAACCCGTGTGAATCTTAACTCATCAGTTTCTACACTAATGTTATTGCTAACCCACTTGCATTAAAATAAAATCACTTTGAATAAAACATATTCAATCTCCTAAATCTCCTTGATGACCCCAAAATGCGCTCTAGAAGCCAATATAGGATTCTTATCTTTCGAACTAGAGAAATACATGAGTTCAGCCTCAACTATAACCCGACTATTTTGCATTGTACTACGttcatctttttattttttataaaagGAAAAATAACTAATGTTGTATGCAGTCCAAGTTACTACATTAAATTTTGGCAAGTATGACAACCATTTAGTGTCTTGGATGAGCTATCATCATTAGAAATACTTTCATTAAACACACTTATGAAATTATTGTTATGCTCTTTCGACAACCACTTGTCACTCATTTGGATATTTTCCCTTGATAACTCTTTTGTTAGTAGACAAGTAAGGTTCA encodes:
- the LOC127128621 gene encoding expansin-A23: MVMTHSLPPLFFFMMLLVQAMAGGIDRNWYDARATFYGDAAGGGTMQGACGYGDLFKQGYGLATTALSTTLFNHGLTCGACFQIICVNDPQWCIKGATPISVTATNFCPPNYSKTTDTWCNPPQKHFNLSYKMFTSIAQDKAGVIPVKYRRVPCVKSGGVRFELKGNPYFLMVLVYNVANAGDVSHVSIRGSKTDWLTMTHNSGQVWHINQNLVGQSLSLLVTTSDGRFLKFSFVAPSDWKFGQTYESKQNF